CAGGTAAAGCGCCAGCAGAAAGGTGCAGGCGACAAGCCACTCCGAGACAACCACCGAGACCGCTGCCGCTCCGGCGAGCACGCGTAAAACGAAGCCGGTGGCGATGATAGCAACGTCCACAAACGCGTAGTGCTTCAACTTCATCGAGTAGGCCAGGTTCATCACCAGGTAGGTGCCCACAGCCGCCGCAAAAAGGGGCGCCAGCACATAGGAGCCCACCGCCGCGACAACTCCGATCACCACCAACGCCCGCCAGGCCAGCGCCTGCGGCAAAAGTCCCGAGGCGATCGGCCTATGGCGCTTGACCGGATGCTCCCGGTCGCGCTCCACATCCATCAGGTCGTTGAGCAGATACACCGTGCCCGCCGCCAGCGAAAAAAGCAGCGCCGCGGCCAGCGCCTTCATGCTGAGCACCGGGTCCGTGTACGCCTTGGCAAAGAAAAGCGGCGCGAGCACAAAGGCATTCTTGACCCATTGATGCGGGCGCAGACTCTTCCAAAGCCCGAGCCAGGGGCGCGCTTCAACGTGCTCGATAGGATGCTGGGCGGCCAGCGCCGCCGATGAGTTCTGCTCTGGCACAATCGGGTCCAGGTCTGATAAGTCAGGTTGGGTCGCGCGCGCGCGCCGGACGTCACATCTGCACTACCACAGATGCATCCCAAAGTTCTCTCCCGGCGCGATCGCCCTGTCGTAGAGCCATATCTTATGTCGCACCTGCAAGACTACAACCTCTGGGAGCTCACCGTGCTCGCGATCTACTTCGCGGTGCTTCTGCTCCTCTCGTTTTACGGCTCGCATCGCTACGTTATCGTGCGCCTGTATCGCAAGCACGCCAGCGGCCCCGATCCCGAACCCGCCGGGCGCTTCGCGCCCGAGGCGCTGCCGGTGGTCACCGTGCAGCTCCCCTCCTTTAACGAACGCTACGTCATTGAGCGCCTCATCGACGCGACCTGTCAGCTTGATTATCCCGCTGACCGCCTCGAGATCCAGGTCCTCGACGACTCCACCGACGACACTACCGAACTGGCCCGCGCCCGCGTTGCACACTGGCAGGAGCGTGGCGTCGACATCAAACTTCTCCACCGCAAAGATCGCCACGGCTACAAAGCCGGTGCCCTGGAAGCCGGTCTTAAGAGCGCCCGCGGCGAGTTTGTAGCGGTCTTCGACGCCGACTTCATTCCCCAGCCCGAGTTTTTGCGCCAGACCATCGACCACTTCACCGAACCCGATATCGGCATGGTGCAGGCACGCTGGGACTACCTCAACCGCGACTACAGCCTGCTGACCCGCGCCCAGGCCGTGCTCCTCGACGGCCATTTTGTGCTGGAGCACACCGCGCGCAACCGCTCCGGTCGTTTTTTCAACTTCAACGGAACCGCCGGCATCTGGCGCCGCCAGACCATCGAAGACGCCGGCGGCTGGGAGCATCACACGCTCACCGAAGATCTCGATCTCTCTTACCGGGCCCAACTCGCCGGCTGGCGCTTTCGCTTCCTTCGCGACGTCACCGTCGCAAGCGAGCTCCCCGTGGAGATGAACGCCTTCAAAAGCCAGCAGCACCGCTGGTCCAAAGGCGCGCTTCAGACCGCCTTTAAGGTGCTGCCTCGCGTGCTACGCTCCGACCTTCCCCGCAGCATCAAGCTCGAGGCCATCCACCACCTCACCGGCAACCTGGCCTATTTTTTGATGGTCATTCTGGCCTTGATCATGCCCATGGCCACGCTGGTGCGCGTACAGCAGGGCTGGCACGAGGTGCTCCTCTTCGATCTTCCGATCTTTTTGAGCGCCACCTTCTCGGTCTGCTATTTCTACTGGGTGAGCCAGCGCGAAGTGGGCCGCTCCCGCCTTGAGATCGTCCGCATGATGCCGGCGGTGCTGGGCCTGGGGATCGGCGTTTCACTCAACAACGCCAAAGGCGTTGTCGAGGTGCTGCTCGGCCACAAGACGCCCTTTGTGCGCACCCCCAAATATGCCATTGAGCGCCGCGGGGAGTCCTGGACAAAACGCATCTACCGCGGCGGCCTCAACGCCATGCCTGCGCTGGAGTTCGCGCTGGGAGCCTGGTTCACCTACGCCATCTACGTGGTGCTCGTCGATCCGGCCCACCCCTTTGGCAGCCTCCCCTTCTTGATGCTCTTTCAGTTCGGGTTCTTCTACGTAGCGTTCTTAAGCGTCACCCAGACCCTCGGCGGCCGCTCCGAACCCCACCGCTGATCCTCACTCCGCGTTCACCGACTGAACGTACCGGCGCGCTGCTCCGGCAACATCTTCAGCGCCGAAGAGGCCGCCGATAACGGCCACGCCCGTAAACCCCGCCTCCAGACAACGCCTCACATGCTCAGGCCGCACCCCGCCCAGCGCGTACACCGGTAGAGGGCTTGACGCGATCAAGCTCGCCCACGTGTTCAGGTCCACCTCCCCGCCATAATCCGGCTTGGACACGCTCGCGAAGATCGGGCTGAGTGTCACAAAATCAGCCCCGGCCTCACAGGCCCGGCGCAGCTCTTCGGCGTTGTGGCAGGAGACGCCCACCCGCGCGTCGTTGCGCAACATCGCTCGCACCCGGGCCACCTCGCCAACCTGCCTCCCCTTCAGGTGCACGCCCCCACAACCAAGGCTCGCCGCGCGCTCGGGGTGGGCATGCAACAACACCTCCGCTCCCGCCTGACGCCCCCTCGCCACCGCCCGCGCCACCTCGGCCCACAGCGCCTCTCGCGCCGCTTCATTCAGCCCCACAAGCGCGTCGCCCACCCGTACCGAGAGCATTCTGACGCCTCCGGCGAGCGCCGAGGCCACAACTTCCTCCAGGAAAAGCCCCCTGGCCTCGCAGAAGCCCACGTCAGCGATCGCATAAAGGCGCGAGGGTAGCGAATGCGCCATCGATTAACTCGTCGGCTCCGAGCCCACCGCACCCTCCAGGGGCGTGGAGGCCTGCGCATAAAAACGCCGCGGAATCCGCCCGGCCTCATAGGCCCAGCGCCCCGCTCGCACCGCGTCGCGAAAGGCTTTTGCCATCGTCACAGGCTTCCCCGCCCCGCTGATCGCGCTGTTCAAGAGCACCCCGTCGCAACCCAGCTCCATCGCCAGAGCGGCGTCCGAGGCCGTCCCCACGCCGGCGTCCACCAGCATCGGCACCTCCATAAACTCCCGGATGATCTGGAAGTTATACGGGTTGCGAATGCCCATCCCACTGCCGATGGGTGAGCCTAAGGGCATCACCGCGGCGCAGCCGATATCCTGGAGTTTGCGGGCCAGCACCGGATCATCATTGGTGTAGGCCATGACCACAAAGCCGTCTTCAACAAGCGTGCGCGCCGCCTTCAAAAGCTCTTCGCTATCGGGCAAAAGCGTCTGGTCGTCGGCAATAACCTCCAGCTTGATCAGATCGGTCTCCAGCGCCTCGCGGGCGAGCTGTGCGGTGAGCACGGCGTCGCGCGCCGTGTAGCACCCGGCGGTGTTGGGTAAGAGCGTGTAGCGCTCCATCAGGATCTCCAGGATCCCCGCCTCGCGCGACGCCTCGATATCCAGGCGGCGAATGCCCACGGTCACAAGCTCAGTCTCACTGGCCTCCAGCGCGTCGAGCATCACCTGGTAGTTCGCATAGCGGGCGGTGCCCACCAGCAGGCGGCTCTCAAAGGTGTAGGGGCCAACCTTCCAGGTCGAGCCTTCGGACTCACTCATCCTCTTCTCCTTGCGAAACGTCGACGTTCTTAAAAAGGTCGTGTGATCAACCGCCCTGGGTGGCGCGAATGATCTCCACGCTGGCACCGGCTTCGATCACAGGCTCCTGCCAGCGGCTGCGGGGCACCACCTGCTCGCCCACCGCCACCGCCACCCCCCGGGCGGCTTCCACACCCAGCTCCGAGAGCAACGCCTCTACCGAGAGGCTCACCTCGCTCACGATGTTCTCCACCTTGCCGTTGACCCGAATCTCCATCGCCTCCATCCTCCGCAACTATGAGGGGCAGTGTCGCATCGAAGCCGCCTCTAAAAAACTTCGCGCGCGCCTCAACGCGCGCTACACACATCCCTGAACATTGCTCCCGCGCACCCCCGGGCACCATGAGCTCCGAGACATCTCAAACATCCACGCGCTCCATCGGACGCCGCATGGGCATCGCTGCCTTGATCCTGGCGGTGAGCACCTTCTTGAGCCGCATCCTGGGTTTTCTGCGCGAAGCGGTCATCGTCTACACCCATGGTGCCAGCGCCACCACCGATGCCTATCAGGCCGCGTTCACCATGCCCGACATGATGAACTACGTGCTGGCCGGGGGCACACTCTCGATCACATTTATACCGCTCTTCTCGGCCTATGTCGCCTCCGATGACGAGGAGGGCGCCTGGCGACTCTTCTCCACCATCGCCACCACCATGGGCTCGGTGCTCGCCATCTTCATCGCGCTGGGCTACGTGCTGGCCCCACAGATCGTTCCCCTGCTCAACCCGGGGTTCAACGATCCGGAACAGCTCGATCTGGCCGTGAGCATGACTCGCATCGTGCTGCTCGCCCCGATGGCCTTTTATATCGGGGGGCTGATTCAGGGCTCGCTCTTTGTGCGCGAGATCTTCTGGCCCAGCGCCATCTCCCCGCTGATCTACAACCTCTGCATCATCGCCGGCGGCGTGCTCCTCGATCCCTGGTTTGGCATCAAGGGCTTTGCCATCGGCGTGGTCATTGGCGCCCTGCTCGGGCCGTTGGCCGTTCCGATGTGGGCGGCGCGCAATGAGGTGAAGTTCAAGGCCCGTTTTGCCCCCTTCGACCCCGACTTTCGAGCCTTTTTGCTGCTGACCTTACCGCTGATGGTGGGCGTAAGCCTTGTGACCGTCGATGAGTGGTTCCTCAAGTATTTTGGCTCTTTGCAGGGCGATGGAGCGATCACCTGGCTGGCCAACGCGCGCAAGCTGATGATGGTGATCTTCGCCATCATCGGTCAGGCCGCCGGCCAGGCCGCGCTCCCCTTCCTCACGCGTCTCTTCCACCAGGGCGAAGAAGAAGAGATGGGCCAGATGCTCTCCCGCAGCCTTCAGCGGGTGGGCTTTCTGGCGATGGTCGGCGCGGCTGGCTTGATCGTGGCCGCCTATCCGCTGGTCCACGCAATCTTTCGCCACGGAGAGTTCTCGGCCTCCGATGCTGACACCATGGCCGGGCTGCTGGTGGTCTTTGCCTGTGGTCTGTGGGCCTGGGCGGTGCAGACCCTTGCGGTACGCGGCTACTACGCACGCAAGAACACCCTCACACCGATGATCCTGGGCTCAATCACAGTGGCCCTGGCGGCGCCTCTCTACGCGATCTTCGGTGAATCTTTTGGCGTGCGCGGCCTGGCGATGGCCACCACCGCCGGGATGACCCTCAACGCGCTCGTCACCATCGGGTACTACCGCTGGAAGGTCGGCCATCTTCCCCTGGGGCCGATCGTCCGCGGTACCCTTCGAGGCGCGCTGCACGGGGCGTGGGCAGCGGCGGCCGCCTACGGGGTCTTCCGCCTCTGGGGCACTCCGGCCGCAGGCCTTCAGCTCGCAGGCCTGGCCGCGCTCCTGGCCACCATGGGCACAGCCTTCTTCGCCGCGCTGGGGTTGAGCGCCTGGCTCTTCTCCCCGCCGGAGCTCGACGTGATCCTCGATCGCGTCAAACGACGCCTCAAGCGCTCGCCCTAAGTTGCTGATTTCACTTCAGAAAACACCCGAAGCAACGCTCCGCCGTCGACTGTCTTCGACTTAGTCAACCTTCGGAAGATCGACACGCTCGGTGACTTCAAACACCAGGATCTCCACCTGGTGCAGCAGATACACCGTGCGATAGACCTTCTCGTGCTGGTCGGGTGAGAACTTCGCCAGGAGCGCCCGCAGACTATCGCCCGCGCTAAGCTGGTTGAGCACACGTAGCTCGTGCGCCCGAAGCCGCAACCGATCCACGCTGAAAGGCGCCGGCTCGTTGAGGTAGATGCTCACGAAATTACGGCTGCGGTAGAGCTCTTTGATGCGCGCCAGCGGCACCTGCTCGCGGCACCCCTCCACGATCATCTCGTAGGTATCCAGACCCAGCGAGTACCCCTGGGTATCGGGCTCCTGGTTCTCGTAATAGCCGTAGTAGCCCTCGGGCCAGGTGAAGATCTCCAGAAGTTTCTCGCGCATCTGGCTGGAAAGATGGGTGAAGATCGCGTGCGCCGGGATGGCGCCGATGGCCACCAGCGCGTCCCCCAGACGGCCGCCCCATTCATTGAGACGCGCCAGGCCCTCCTGAAGCTGCGCCTCGGTGATGAGGTCGCGGGTGCGCAAAAAATGCCCGAGCAACTCTTCGCGGCGGTTGGAGTCCACATAAATGGGCTCCCCGCAACGAATGAAAATCGACTTCTCGACCTGCCCGTTGGTCACAAAGAGACGCCCGGTCTCGCCGGCGCGGTGCAACCTTCCCAGAATCCGTGCGACAGACACCTCCGCCAGCTCACCCTCATAGCTGGCGTAGAGGTTCTTGAGCTCCTGAAAGGTCGAGCCAAGCGCCCGCTCGGTCACCACCAGCCCCATCGAGGGGGGAGACTGAGAGACCGGCGAGGACTGCCCGCCCAGCTCACTTTCCGAGGGGGGCGGAGGGCTTAAATCGGCCACATCAGTGCTGCCGGCGGCCAACGAGTTACGATCGTCGACCATCACATCGGTATCACCGACGGCGGCGCTCTCTTCTTCCATGGCGCCGACCGCACGGCGAACATCGCGCATTACGTCGGTATCAGCGCCGCGGCTGGCTGAATCAAGGGTGGCTTCCACCGCTACCGGGCGTGCCCGTCGGGCGGTGGCACGGCCAGAGGAAACCTCGATCTCGCTGACTTCATCGAGTTTAACCCAGGGGCCATCGCCCACCGCGACACGATCGTCGGCGCGTGGACGACGTACCCGGAGAAGATCGACCAGCGTATGCGGCCCCATCGGTCCAAACACAAGCCCGCTGCCGTCGCGGTAGCGGTAGCGCCGCTCCTCGCCCTCATCCTCCGTCGGCGCCTCGGGTTCCTGACTCCGCGCGACCTGCCCGGCGAGCTCGCCGGCGGGCATCCGCCCGGTATTCTTCGGGTCGCGCACCGCGGCGGTTTCTCCCATCGCCATCAGCTCGGCGCTGTTGGCCTTCTGCTCCGGGGTAAACTCCACCTCGGAGGCTGCCGCAGCCGGCGTCACTCGGGGCGCGCTATCTTCGAAAAGTCGATGAGCGGCAAGCCCACCCGGCTCGCTGCGACGCTGGCTCTTCTCCTCCTCGATCTCCCGGGCGAAGAGCCGACGCATCAGATTGGAGAGATCGTTGCCGCTGACTTTGATGCCGTGCTGAAAACAAAAGTCCATCAGCGCCTGATAGAACTCTCCGGCGCTCTGGTAGCGATCTTCGCGGTGACGCGCCAGACCGGTGCGAATGATCTGCACCAGGTCCGAGGGCAGCGGCCCCATCTTCCCCAGGCTCGCCTCCACATCGGCGTCACGCACCTTGAGCATCACGTCGAGGTCGGAGCTGCCCACGAAGAGGCGGTTCATGCTCAACGCCTCCACAAACACGATGCACGCCGAGAAGATGTCGCTGCGCGAGTCGATCTCCTCGCCCATCACCTGCTCCGGGCTCATGTAGCCAACTTTACCCTTGAGCGTGCCACTCTCGGTGAGGTTGCGCTGGATGGCGGCCTTGGCCACTCCGAAGTCGCCCACCTTCACATCCCCGGCGTAGCTGATCAGGATGTTCGAGGGGCTGACATCGCGGTGAATGATGTTGAGATCGTCGCCGTAGGGATCTTTGGCGCGGTGGGCAAAATCTAGCCCCTTGAGCATCTCCATGGCGATGAAGAGCACAAGATTGAGCGGGATCTTGATGTTGAGTTCGGCGCAACGCGCCAGCACATCGAGCAGATCCTTGCCATGCACAAACTCCATGGCGATGTAGTACTGGTGATCCATCTCCCCCAGATCAAAAACCTGCACCACATTGGCGTGGTAGAGGCTCACCGCGATCTTGGCCTCGTTGATGAACATCTCGACGAACTCGGTGTCATCGACCAGGCTGGGCAAGATCAGCTTGATGGCGAACTCTTTCTCAAAGCCCGCCGCCCCGAAGGTTTTGGCACGATAAATCTCTGCCATCCCCCCCGCGCCGATCTTTTGCAGGAGGGCGTAGCGCCCGAACTTTGTCCACTCGCGGTTGCTCTCAGCCACAGATGATGCCTACGCGCTCAAGATCGAATCGCTCACCGGCCGAGCCGGCGGGGTACAGACACGCCTGATTGTCGATGGCCTGACCCCGAAATTTGGCAGGATGGGTCGTCGCCTCGGTCCGCTGATTCACTGACATCTCTTCGGGGGAAGCGTTTCACCTGGCCGGCGGCGGCCTGGCGCGCGCTCAAAACCGGTACCGGATGTATGGATCGCGTCGTTCTGACCTCCGAAGCGTAACACAGACTTTCGGGCGCAAGCCAGCCGGGTTTGCGCCTGCGAAAAGCCGGGAGCTGCGCCTCGAATTTCGCGCATACGGCGGTTGCACCAATCGCCTCAGCGCGCATAAAAGAAAGCCCCGCTCAGCCTGAGCGCCCCCGCCGCACTGCCCGCATGAGGAGCCGGAGCGTGACCAAACACAAAAGCCCCGACGAACGCGCCGACCAGATCCTGGCGGCCGCCCGCGCCTGCTTTCTGGAGCGGGGCTACTTCGCCACCAAAATGGACGATATCGCCCGCGCCGCAAAGCTCTCCAAAGGGGGGGTTTACTTTCACTTTCCCTCCAAGCGCGAGATCTTCCGGGCGCTGGTGCAGGCGGAGTTTGACCGCGCCACCGCGTTTATGGACCAGGTTGTCGATGAGGAGGGCGATCTTCTGGCGCAGCTCCTGCGCCTGGGCGACCACTTCGT
The sequence above is drawn from the Lujinxingia sediminis genome and encodes:
- the thiS gene encoding sulfur carrier protein ThiS, coding for MEIRVNGKVENIVSEVSLSVEALLSELGVEAARGVAVAVGEQVVPRSRWQEPVIEAGASVEIIRATQGG
- a CDS encoding cellulose synthase family protein codes for the protein MSHLQDYNLWELTVLAIYFAVLLLLSFYGSHRYVIVRLYRKHASGPDPEPAGRFAPEALPVVTVQLPSFNERYVIERLIDATCQLDYPADRLEIQVLDDSTDDTTELARARVAHWQERGVDIKLLHRKDRHGYKAGALEAGLKSARGEFVAVFDADFIPQPEFLRQTIDHFTEPDIGMVQARWDYLNRDYSLLTRAQAVLLDGHFVLEHTARNRSGRFFNFNGTAGIWRRQTIEDAGGWEHHTLTEDLDLSYRAQLAGWRFRFLRDVTVASELPVEMNAFKSQQHRWSKGALQTAFKVLPRVLRSDLPRSIKLEAIHHLTGNLAYFLMVILALIMPMATLVRVQQGWHEVLLFDLPIFLSATFSVCYFYWVSQREVGRSRLEIVRMMPAVLGLGIGVSLNNAKGVVEVLLGHKTPFVRTPKYAIERRGESWTKRIYRGGLNAMPALEFALGAWFTYAIYVVLVDPAHPFGSLPFLMLFQFGFFYVAFLSVTQTLGGRSEPHR
- a CDS encoding thiazole synthase codes for the protein MSESEGSTWKVGPYTFESRLLVGTARYANYQVMLDALEASETELVTVGIRRLDIEASREAGILEILMERYTLLPNTAGCYTARDAVLTAQLAREALETDLIKLEVIADDQTLLPDSEELLKAARTLVEDGFVVMAYTNDDPVLARKLQDIGCAAVMPLGSPIGSGMGIRNPYNFQIIREFMEVPMLVDAGVGTASDAALAMELGCDGVLLNSAISGAGKPVTMAKAFRDAVRAGRWAYEAGRIPRRFYAQASTPLEGAVGSEPTS
- a CDS encoding thiamine phosphate synthase, with the protein product MAHSLPSRLYAIADVGFCEARGLFLEEVVASALAGGVRMLSVRVGDALVGLNEAAREALWAEVARAVARGRQAGAEVLLHAHPERAASLGCGGVHLKGRQVGEVARVRAMLRNDARVGVSCHNAEELRRACEAGADFVTLSPIFASVSKPDYGGEVDLNTWASLIASSPLPVYALGGVRPEHVRRCLEAGFTGVAVIGGLFGAEDVAGAARRYVQSVNAE
- a CDS encoding decaprenyl-phosphate phosphoribosyltransferase gives rise to the protein MPEQNSSAALAAQHPIEHVEARPWLGLWKSLRPHQWVKNAFVLAPLFFAKAYTDPVLSMKALAAALLFSLAAGTVYLLNDLMDVERDREHPVKRHRPIASGLLPQALAWRALVVIGVVAAVGSYVLAPLFAAAVGTYLVMNLAYSMKLKHYAFVDVAIIATGFVLRVLAGAAAVSVVVSEWLVACTFLLALYLGLGKRRHELALYLSGSVERTRRVLDSYRLENVDFGMLVCSGLTSAAYTIYTLTASLPDQPLRTVATPFASVWLPVTIPMVVVGLARFFQIVRREDARSPTEMMLRDKPFVLNIGVWAVVMLVLSVI
- a CDS encoding protein kinase domain-containing protein, which produces MAESNREWTKFGRYALLQKIGAGGMAEIYRAKTFGAAGFEKEFAIKLILPSLVDDTEFVEMFINEAKIAVSLYHANVVQVFDLGEMDHQYYIAMEFVHGKDLLDVLARCAELNIKIPLNLVLFIAMEMLKGLDFAHRAKDPYGDDLNIIHRDVSPSNILISYAGDVKVGDFGVAKAAIQRNLTESGTLKGKVGYMSPEQVMGEEIDSRSDIFSACIVFVEALSMNRLFVGSSDLDVMLKVRDADVEASLGKMGPLPSDLVQIIRTGLARHREDRYQSAGEFYQALMDFCFQHGIKVSGNDLSNLMRRLFAREIEEEKSQRRSEPGGLAAHRLFEDSAPRVTPAAAASEVEFTPEQKANSAELMAMGETAAVRDPKNTGRMPAGELAGQVARSQEPEAPTEDEGEERRYRYRDGSGLVFGPMGPHTLVDLLRVRRPRADDRVAVGDGPWVKLDEVSEIEVSSGRATARRARPVAVEATLDSASRGADTDVMRDVRRAVGAMEEESAAVGDTDVMVDDRNSLAAGSTDVADLSPPPPSESELGGQSSPVSQSPPSMGLVVTERALGSTFQELKNLYASYEGELAEVSVARILGRLHRAGETGRLFVTNGQVEKSIFIRCGEPIYVDSNRREELLGHFLRTRDLITEAQLQEGLARLNEWGGRLGDALVAIGAIPAHAIFTHLSSQMREKLLEIFTWPEGYYGYYENQEPDTQGYSLGLDTYEMIVEGCREQVPLARIKELYRSRNFVSIYLNEPAPFSVDRLRLRAHELRVLNQLSAGDSLRALLAKFSPDQHEKVYRTVYLLHQVEILVFEVTERVDLPKVD
- the murJ gene encoding murein biosynthesis integral membrane protein MurJ, with product MSSETSQTSTRSIGRRMGIAALILAVSTFLSRILGFLREAVIVYTHGASATTDAYQAAFTMPDMMNYVLAGGTLSITFIPLFSAYVASDDEEGAWRLFSTIATTMGSVLAIFIALGYVLAPQIVPLLNPGFNDPEQLDLAVSMTRIVLLAPMAFYIGGLIQGSLFVREIFWPSAISPLIYNLCIIAGGVLLDPWFGIKGFAIGVVIGALLGPLAVPMWAARNEVKFKARFAPFDPDFRAFLLLTLPLMVGVSLVTVDEWFLKYFGSLQGDGAITWLANARKLMMVIFAIIGQAAGQAALPFLTRLFHQGEEEEMGQMLSRSLQRVGFLAMVGAAGLIVAAYPLVHAIFRHGEFSASDADTMAGLLVVFACGLWAWAVQTLAVRGYYARKNTLTPMILGSITVALAAPLYAIFGESFGVRGLAMATTAGMTLNALVTIGYYRWKVGHLPLGPIVRGTLRGALHGAWAAAAAYGVFRLWGTPAAGLQLAGLAALLATMGTAFFAALGLSAWLFSPPELDVILDRVKRRLKRSP